The following proteins come from a genomic window of Methanosarcina sp. MTP4:
- a CDS encoding ferredoxin family protein, with product MYPKIDYDKCVGSLECYDVCPTDVYDVKETEDGKRAVVARPDDCTECEQCIDVCPTDAIELVD from the coding sequence ATGTATCCGAAAATCGATTACGACAAATGTGTGGGGTCACTTGAGTGCTACGACGTCTGTCCAACAGACGTATATGATGTGAAAGAAACGGAAGATGGGAAGAGGGCAGTAGTAGCCCGGCCCGACGACTGTACCGAATGTGAGCAGTGCATAGACGTCTGCCCGACAGATGCCATTGAACTGGTGGATTGA